A single region of the Chionomys nivalis chromosome 23, mChiNiv1.1, whole genome shotgun sequence genome encodes:
- the Ap3b2 gene encoding AP-3 complex subunit beta-2, giving the protein MSAAPAYSEDKGGSAGPGEPEYGHDPASGGIFSSDYKRHDDLKEMLDTNKDSLKLEAMKRIVAMIARGKNASDLFPAVVKNVACKNIEVKKLVYVYLVRYAEEQQDLALLSISTFQRGLKDPNQLIRASALRVLSSIRVPIIVPIMMLAIKEAASDMSPYVRKTAAHAIPKLYSLDSDQKDQLIEVIEKLLADKTTLVAGSVVMAFEEVCPERIDLIHKNYRKLCNLLIDVEEWGQVVIISMLTRYARTQFLSPTQNESLLEENPEKAFYGSEEDEAKGPGSEEAATAALPARKPYVMDPDHRLLLRNTKPLLQSRSAAVVMAVAQLYFHLAPKAEVGVIAKALVRLLRSHSEVQYVVLQNVATMSIKRRGMFEPYLKSFYIRSTDPTQIKILKLEVLTNLANETNIPTVLREFQTYIRSMDKDFVAATIQAIGRCATNIGRVRDTCLNGLVQLLSNRDELVVAESVVVIKKLLQMQPAQHGEIIKHLAKLTDNIQVPMARASILWLIGEYCEHVPKIAPDVLRKMAKSFTAEEDIVKLQVINLAAKLYLTNSKQTKLLTQYVLSLAKYDQNYDIRDRARFTRQLIVPSEQGGALSRHAKKLFLAPKPAPVLESSFKDRDHFQLGSLSHLLNAKATGYQELPDWPEEAPDPSVRNVEVPEWTKCSNREKRKEKEKPFYSDSEGESGPTESADSEPESESEPESKSSSESGSGESSSDSDNDEEDEEKGGGSESEQSDEEGEKKKTKKKKVPEGHREGSSSEEGSQSSSSSSESEATSESEEEQAEPASWRKKTPPSSKSAPVAKEISLLDLEDFTPPSVQPVSPPMVLSTSLAADLEGLTLTDSALVPSLLSPVPSIGRQELLHRVAGEGLAVDYAFSRQPFSGDPHMVSIHIYFSNNSETPIKGLHVGTPKLPAGISIQEFSEIESLAPGESTTAVMGINFCDSTQAANFQLCTQTRQFYVSIQPPVGELMAPVFMSENEFKKEQGKLTGMNEITEKLTLPDTCRSDHVVVQKVTATANLGRVPCGTSDEYRFAGRTLTSGSLVLLTLHARPAGPAQLTVNSEKMVIGTMLVKDVIQALTQ; this is encoded by the exons GCACGATGACCTGAAAGAGATGTTGGACACCAATAAAGATTCCCTCAAGCTGGAGGCCATGAAGAGGATTGTGGCA ATGATCGCCCGGGGGAAGAACGCCTCAGACCTGTTCCCTGCCGTGGTGAAGAATGTAGCCTGTAAAAACATAGAG GTGAAGAAGCTTGTCTACGTGTACCTGGTCCGATACGCTGAGGAGCAGCAAGACCTAGCCCTTCTGTCCATCTCTACCTTCCAGCGTGGCCTAAAG GATCCCAACCAGCTGATCCGTGCCAGTGCCCTCCGTGTCCTCTCTAGCATTCGTGTGCCCATCATAGTGCCCATCATGATGCTGGCCATCAAGGAAGCTGCCTCGGACATGTCACCCTACGTTCGGAAAACAGCTGCTCATGCCATCCCCAAACTTTACAG TTTGGACTCTGATCAGAAGGATCAGCTGATAGAAGTCATTGAGAAACTTCTGGCAGACAAGACCACG CTGGTGGCCGGCAGTGTAGTGATGGCCTTTGAGGAGGTCTGTCCGGAGCGCATTGACCTGATTCACAAAAACTACCGGAAGCTCTGCAACCTACTCATTGACGTGGAGGAGTGGGGCCAAGTCGTGATCATCAGCATGCTCACGCGCTATGCGCGAACACAGTTCTTGAGCCCCACGCAGAAC GAGTCCTTGCTAGAGGAGAACCCCGAAAAGGCCTTCTATGGCTCCGAGGAGGACGAAGCCAAAGGTCCGGGTTCGGAGGAGGCAGCCACGGCCGCGCTGCCGGCACGCAAACCATATGTTATGGATCCGGATCACCGGCTGCTGCTGCGGAACACTAAGCCGCTGCTGCAGAGCCGCAGCGCCGCGGTGGTCATGGCCGTGGCACAGCTTTACTTCCACCTGGCGCCCAAGGCGGAGGTGGGCGTCATCGCCAAGGCGCTGGTACGCCTGCTGCGCAGCCACAG CGAGGTGCAGTACGTAGTGCTCCAGAATGTGGCCACCATGTCCATCAAGCGCCGG GGTATGTTTGAACCCTACCTGAAGAGCTTCTACATTAGGTCCACGGACCCCACCCAGATCAAGATCCTGAAG CTGGAAGTGCTGACCAACCTGGCCAATGAGACCAACATCCCCACTGTTCTACGGGAATTCCAG ACCTACATCCGCAGCATGGACAAAGACTTTGTGGCAGCCACCATCCAGGCCATTGGACGATGTGCGACGAACATAGGCCGAGTCCGCGACACCTGCCTCAATGGCTTGGTACAGCTTCTGTCCAACCGCGATG AGCTTGTGGTCGCAGAGTCCGTGGTGGTCATTAAGAAGCTGCTGCAGATGCAGCCGGCGCAGCACGGGGAAATCATCAAACACTTGGCAAAGCTCACAGACAACATCCAG GTGCCCATGGCACGAGCCAGCATCCTCTGGCTCATCGGAGAGTACTGTGAGCATGTGCCCAAGATTGCACCCGATGTCCTGAGAAAAATGGCCAAGTCGTTCACAGCGGAGGAGGACATCGTGAAGCTGCAGGTCATCAACCTGGCAGCCAAGCTTTACCTGACCAACTCAAAGCAG acAAAGCTCCTGACCCAGTATGTGCTGAGTCTGGCCAAGTATGACCAGAACTACGATATCCGAGATCGAGCCCGCTTCACCCGACAGCTCATCGTTCCTTCTGAGCAGGGTGGTGCCCTCAGCCGCCATGCCAAGAAACTCTTCCTGGCCCCTAAGCCAGCCCCTGTCTTGGAGTCATCCTTCAAAG ATCGTGACCATTTCCAGCTGGGCTCTCTGTCCCACCTGCTCAATGCAAAGGCTACAGGCTACCAGGAGCTCCCAGACTGGCCGGAGGAAGCCCCAGACCCGTCCGTGCGCAACGTAGAG GTACCCGAATGGACCAAGTGCTCAAAtcgggagaagaggaaggagaaagaaaagccttTCTACTCTGACTCTGAGGGGGAGTCTGGCCCCACCGAGTCTGCAGACAGCG AGCCGGAATCTGAGAGTGAGCCTGAGAGTAAGAGCAGCAGCGAGAGCGGCTCTGGGGAGTCCAGCAGTGACTCAGATAATGACGAAGAGGacgaagagaaaggagggggcaGCGAGAG TGAACAGAGTGATGAAGAAGGCgagaagaagaagacgaagaagaagaaggtgcCAGAGGGGCACAGGGAGGGCTCATCATCAGAGGAGGGCAGCCAGTCCAGCAGCAGTTCCTCGGAGTCCGAGGCAACGTCGGAGTCTGAGGAGGAGCAGGCTGAACCTGCCTCCTGGAGGAAGAAAACA cCTCCCAGCAGCAAGAGTGCCCCTGTAGCCAAGGAGATCTCCCTGCTTGACCTAGAGGACT ttACCCCTCCTAGTGTCCAACCTGTGTCTCCTCCCATGGTTCTATCTACCAGTCTGGCTGCGGACCTGGAGGGCCTGACACTCACAGACTCTGCTCTGGTGCCTTCG ctgCTGAGTCCAGtgcccagcattgggaggcaggagctgctgcaccGGGTAGCCGGAGAGGGGCTGGCCGTGGACTATGCCTTCAGTCGCCAGCCTTTCTCTGGGGACCCCCACATGGTGTCCATACACATCTACTTCTccaacaactctgagactcccaTCAAGGGGCTGCATGTGGGCACTCCCAAGCTGCCGGCCGGCATCAGCATCCAAGAATTCTCTGAAATTG AGTCCCTGGCACCTGGAGAATCCACCACTGCTGTGATGGGCATTAACTTCTGTGACTCAACCCAGGCAGCCAACTTCCAGTTGTG cacccaaacccGACAGTTCTATGTCTCCATTCAGCCGCCTGTTGGGGAGCTGATGGCCCccgtgttcatgagtgagaatgaGTTCAAGAAGGAGCAGG GAAAGCTGACAGGCATGAATGAAATCACGGAAAAGCTCACACTGCCAGACACCTGTCGGAGTGACCACGTGGTGGTGCAGAAAGTGACCGCCACGGCCAACCTGGGCCGTGTTCCTTGTGGGACATCTGATGAGTACAG GTTTGCAGGGAGGACACTGACTAGTGGGAGCTTGGTCCTGCTGACTCTGCACGCCCGGCCAGCTGGACCTGCCCAGCTGACTGTCAACAGTGAGAAGATGGTGATCGGCACCATGCTGGTGAAAGATGTGATTCAGGCTCTGACCCAGTGA